A DNA window from Pseudomonas sp. B21-056 contains the following coding sequences:
- a CDS encoding quorum-sensing-regulated virulence factor family protein — translation MLRLIVPTVAVLLATSFSAQAASLKELELNKMLQNVAAQSSLGTPRAINEDILDQGYTVEGTELINHLSVQSSHAQQMRADPKAVYFQLGSKVCTNPGFRKLMAKGATLRYEFTEVKTNRPVATERFQESDCPKPAKTKK, via the coding sequence ATGCTGCGCCTTATCGTCCCTACCGTTGCCGTTCTGCTGGCTACGTCCTTCAGCGCCCAGGCTGCCTCGCTGAAAGAACTCGAACTGAACAAGATGCTGCAGAACGTCGCCGCGCAAAGCAGCCTCGGCACTCCGCGGGCAATCAACGAAGACATTCTCGACCAGGGCTATACCGTCGAAGGCACCGAGTTGATCAACCACCTCAGTGTGCAAAGCAGCCATGCCCAGCAAATGCGCGCCGACCCCAAGGCTGTGTATTTCCAGTTGGGTTCCAAAGTCTGTACCAACCCGGGTTTCCGCAAGCTGATGGCCAAGGGTGCAACCCTGCGCTACGAGTTCACCGAGGTCAAGACCAATCGCCCGGTCGCCACCGAACGCTTCCAGGAATCGGATTGCCCGAAACCGGCCAAGACGAAGAAGTAA
- a CDS encoding tRNA-uridine aminocarboxypropyltransferase, with product MNHAPNAVARLRDQRIDEGIKPLQARGWRAPRCSACRVIESHCLCAWRPNVETRSGICLIMTNKEVFKPSNTGWLIADVVRDNHAFIWSRTEVDEQLLALLNDPQWQPYLVFPGEYVEPSRVTQTVDLDRSRRPLFILLDATWTEARKIFRKSPYFDRLPILSLQPDKLSRYRLRRSTRSEHLCTAEVAALCLELAGDNDAASALDAYFDVFSQHYLGAKRQQEMDVSTPAHAELQPFIRASQAVSAP from the coding sequence ATGAATCATGCCCCTAACGCCGTAGCCCGCCTGCGCGATCAGCGCATCGATGAAGGCATCAAGCCGCTTCAAGCCCGTGGCTGGCGTGCCCCCCGTTGCAGCGCCTGCCGGGTGATCGAAAGCCATTGCCTGTGCGCCTGGCGTCCGAACGTCGAAACCCGCTCCGGGATTTGTCTGATCATGACCAACAAGGAAGTGTTCAAGCCAAGCAACACCGGCTGGTTGATCGCTGACGTGGTGCGCGACAACCATGCCTTCATCTGGTCGCGCACCGAAGTTGACGAGCAACTGCTTGCACTGCTCAACGACCCGCAATGGCAACCGTACCTGGTATTTCCCGGCGAATATGTCGAACCATCGCGAGTCACCCAGACGGTTGATCTCGATCGTTCCAGGCGCCCACTGTTCATTCTGCTGGATGCCACCTGGACGGAGGCGCGCAAGATCTTCCGCAAGAGTCCGTATTTCGACCGCTTGCCGATCCTCAGCCTGCAGCCCGACAAGCTGTCGCGCTACCGTTTGCGCCGTTCGACCCGCAGCGAGCACCTGTGCACCGCCGAAGTGGCGGCGCTGTGCCTGGAGCTGGCGGGAGACAATGACGCCGCGTCGGCCCTGGACGCTTATTTCGATGTGTTCAGCCAGCATTACCTGGGCGCGAAACGGCAGCAGGAGATGGATGTGTCGACGCCGGCTCACGCCGAGCTGCAACCCTTCATCCGCGCGTCCCAAGCGGTATCGGCCCCATAG
- the tsaA gene encoding tRNA (N6-threonylcarbamoyladenosine(37)-N6)-methyltransferase TrmO, whose protein sequence is MTYTVSPIGFVRSCFKEKFAIPRQPQLAPAARGVLELVAPFDQGDAVQGLEQVSHVWLLFLFHQALEDKPRLKVRPPRLGGNKSMGVFATRATHRPNGIGQSVVKLERVEAGRLWISGIDLLDGTPVLDIKPYVPYADIIGSATNDIASAAPGLIPVQWTDSALLQAQNHAMRLEEPLVELIEQCLAQDPRPAYQIPTAEREYGAQFWDLDVRWHYPQPGSIRVLEVVPVRQ, encoded by the coding sequence ATGACCTACACGGTGTCCCCCATCGGCTTCGTCCGCTCCTGCTTCAAGGAGAAGTTCGCCATCCCCCGCCAACCGCAACTGGCGCCGGCCGCGCGGGGCGTGCTGGAGCTGGTGGCGCCGTTCGACCAGGGCGATGCGGTGCAGGGCCTGGAGCAGGTCAGTCACGTCTGGCTGTTGTTCCTGTTCCACCAGGCCCTGGAAGACAAGCCGCGCTTGAAGGTCCGCCCGCCGCGCCTGGGCGGCAACAAGTCCATGGGCGTGTTTGCCACCCGTGCCACCCATCGTCCCAATGGCATCGGCCAGTCGGTAGTGAAGCTGGAACGGGTCGAAGCCGGTCGGTTGTGGATCTCGGGCATTGATTTGCTGGATGGCACGCCGGTGCTGGACATCAAGCCCTATGTGCCCTATGCCGACATCATCGGCTCGGCGACCAATGACATCGCCAGCGCGGCGCCTGGGCTGATTCCGGTGCAGTGGACGGACTCAGCGCTGCTCCAGGCGCAAAACCACGCCATGCGCCTGGAGGAGCCCTTGGTCGAGCTGATCGAACAGTGCCTGGCCCAGGATCCACGCCCGGCGTACCAGATTCCTACAGCCGAACGGGAATATGGCGCGCAGTTCTGGGATCTGGATGTGCGCTGGCACTACCCGCAACCGGGGTCGATCCGGGTGCTGGAAGTCGTTCCCGTCCGGCAATAA
- a CDS encoding glycoside hydrolase family 19 protein: MEVTQQQLINIMPNARSQAGVFISPLNTAMSRHHIDTPKRVAAFLAQVGHESGQLRYARELGDEQYLSKYDTGALAARLGNTPEADGDGQKYRGRGLIQVTGRDNYRRCSLGLFDDERLLTLPELLEQPQWAAESAAWFWEQNGLNELADRDQFNSITRRINGGLNGLEDRLQLWARARAVLCQSSA, from the coding sequence ATGGAAGTTACCCAACAACAACTCATCAACATCATGCCCAACGCCCGCTCCCAAGCGGGCGTTTTCATTTCTCCCCTCAACACTGCCATGTCCCGACACCATATCGACACGCCCAAACGCGTCGCTGCATTTCTGGCCCAGGTCGGACATGAGTCGGGACAACTGCGCTATGCGCGTGAACTCGGTGATGAGCAATATCTGAGCAAGTACGACACCGGCGCGTTGGCCGCTCGCCTGGGCAATACCCCCGAGGCAGACGGTGACGGCCAGAAGTATCGAGGCCGCGGGCTGATTCAGGTGACCGGGCGCGATAACTATCGTCGTTGCAGCCTTGGCTTGTTCGATGATGAACGGCTGCTGACGCTGCCTGAACTCCTTGAACAACCGCAATGGGCGGCCGAGTCGGCCGCATGGTTCTGGGAACAGAATGGCTTGAACGAACTGGCCGATCGCGACCAGTTCAACAGTATTACCCGGCGCATCAACGGTGGCTTGAACGGTCTGGAGGATCGTTTGCAGCTCTGGGCGCGGGCGAGGGCGGTGTTATGCCAATCTTCGGCGTGA
- a CDS encoding LysR family transcriptional regulator, whose product MRFTLRQLQVFVAVAQQESVSRAAGQLNLSQSAASTSITELERQSSCQLFDRAGKRLSLNALGKQLLPQAVALLDQAKEIEDLLNGKSGFGSLAVGATLTIGNYLATLLIGGFMQRHPESQVKLHVQNTANIVQQVAHYEIDLGLIEGDCSHPDIEVQSWVEDELVVFCAPQHPLAKRGQATMAELTHEAWILREQGSGTRLTFDQAMRHHRSALNIRLELEHTEAIKRAVESGLGIGCISRLALRDAFRRGSLVPVETPDMDLARQFYFIWHKQKYQTSAMREFLELCRAFTAGAQRSDEIVLPTIA is encoded by the coding sequence ATGCGATTTACTCTACGTCAACTCCAGGTCTTCGTCGCTGTCGCCCAGCAAGAGAGCGTCTCCCGTGCTGCTGGCCAGCTCAATCTGTCGCAATCGGCCGCCAGCACCTCCATTACCGAACTGGAGCGGCAATCCAGCTGCCAATTGTTCGACCGCGCCGGCAAGCGCCTGAGCCTCAATGCCCTCGGCAAACAGCTGCTGCCCCAGGCCGTGGCGCTGCTGGACCAGGCCAAGGAGATCGAAGACCTGCTCAATGGCAAGTCCGGCTTCGGCTCACTGGCGGTCGGCGCGACCCTGACCATCGGCAATTACCTGGCGACCCTGCTGATCGGCGGCTTCATGCAGCGTCATCCGGAAAGCCAGGTGAAGCTGCATGTGCAGAATACGGCCAATATTGTGCAACAGGTCGCCCACTATGAAATTGATCTGGGTCTGATCGAGGGTGATTGCAGCCACCCGGACATCGAGGTGCAGAGCTGGGTCGAGGACGAGCTGGTGGTGTTCTGCGCCCCTCAGCACCCGCTGGCCAAGCGCGGTCAGGCGACCATGGCAGAGTTGACCCACGAGGCATGGATTCTGCGGGAACAGGGTTCCGGCACCCGGCTGACCTTCGATCAAGCCATGCGCCACCATCGCAGCGCGCTGAACATCCGCCTGGAGTTGGAACACACCGAAGCCATCAAGCGCGCCGTGGAATCCGGTCTGGGGATTGGCTGTATCTCACGCCTGGCGCTGCGCGATGCGTTCCGTCGCGGCAGCCTGGTGCCGGTGGAAACGCCGGACATGGACCTGGCGCGGCAATTCTATTTCATCTGGCACAAGCAGAAATACCAGACCTCGGCGATGCGCGAATTCCTCGAGCTATGCCGGGCATTCACCGCCGGGGCACAGCGCAGCGACGAAATCGTGTTGCCGACCATTGCTTGA
- the erdR gene encoding response regulator transcription factor ErdR, giving the protein MTTYEILIADDHPLFRSALHQAVTLGLGPAVRLTEVASIAELETRLTEKADWDLVLLDLNMPGAYGFSGLVLLRGQYPQIPVVMVSAQEEASVMVKAREFGASGFIPKSSSLEMIQQAVKKVLDGDVAWPPQAFEAVSVSEEAKAASEGLASLTPQQFRVLTMVCEGLLNKQIAYELNVSEATIKAHVTAIFRKLNVRTRTQAALLLQQLESISPQS; this is encoded by the coding sequence ATGACCACATACGAAATCCTGATCGCCGATGACCACCCGCTCTTTCGCAGCGCGTTGCATCAGGCAGTGACCCTGGGCCTTGGCCCGGCTGTCCGGTTGACGGAGGTAGCCAGTATTGCGGAGCTGGAGACTCGGCTGACCGAAAAGGCCGACTGGGACCTGGTCCTGCTGGACTTGAACATGCCCGGCGCGTACGGTTTTTCCGGGCTGGTGCTGTTGCGCGGCCAGTATCCGCAGATACCGGTGGTGATGGTGTCGGCCCAGGAAGAGGCCTCGGTGATGGTCAAGGCGCGGGAATTCGGCGCCAGCGGGTTCATACCCAAGTCGAGTTCTCTGGAGATGATCCAGCAGGCCGTGAAGAAAGTCCTGGACGGCGATGTCGCCTGGCCGCCCCAGGCGTTCGAAGCGGTGAGTGTGTCCGAAGAGGCCAAGGCCGCCAGCGAAGGCCTGGCCAGTCTCACGCCCCAGCAGTTCCGAGTGCTGACCATGGTCTGCGAAGGCCTGTTGAACAAGCAGATCGCCTATGAATTGAACGTGTCGGAGGCCACCATCAAGGCCCATGTGACGGCGATCTTTCGTAAACTGAATGTGCGTACCCGGACCCAGGCGGCTTTGTTGCTGCAACAACTTGAGTCAATTTCACCGCAGTCATAG
- a CDS encoding lysis protein — protein sequence MPIFGVMPFSARSLVGAVLLALLAAGPAVLAWRFQDLRYGRQLAQLAQTQAETLNQITQAAALQQKVEQDRRLVLEQQLSSSEQTHYRALSDAQRDQDRLRDRLATADVRLSVLLDADDVVAGCALPAATRTGGMDHGAPRARLDPAHAQRIIAITDEGDRGLIALQACQAYVKALGQ from the coding sequence ATGCCAATCTTCGGCGTGATGCCTTTTTCTGCCCGCTCCCTTGTCGGCGCTGTGTTGCTGGCGCTGTTGGCGGCGGGTCCGGCGGTGCTGGCATGGCGCTTCCAGGACTTGCGTTACGGCCGGCAACTGGCGCAACTGGCCCAAACCCAGGCTGAAACCCTGAACCAGATAACCCAGGCGGCAGCGCTGCAACAAAAGGTTGAACAGGACAGGCGCCTGGTCTTGGAACAACAACTTTCCAGCAGCGAACAAACCCACTACCGAGCCTTGAGCGATGCCCAACGTGACCAGGATCGCCTGCGCGATCGCCTTGCTACTGCCGATGTCCGGCTGTCAGTCCTCCTCGACGCCGACGATGTTGTCGCCGGCTGTGCGTTGCCTGCCGCCACCCGCACCGGCGGCATGGATCATGGCGCCCCACGCGCCCGACTTGACCCGGCGCATGCTCAACGAATTATCGCCATCACCGACGAAGGAGACCGTGGATTGATCGCTTTGCAGGCCTGCCAGGCCTACGTCAAGGCATTGGGTCAGTAG
- a CDS encoding CinA family protein codes for MDDITELAAELGRRLQLVNAHVTTAESCTGGGIAEAITRIPGSSAWFEAGYVTYSNRQKTQQLNVPDTLFERVGAVSREVVEAMARGAQQKSLARFAVAVSGVAGPDGGSPSKPVGTVWLAWGIGDRVVSEQRFFPGNRDEVRRQTVRAALEGLLQHAAVEISNQG; via the coding sequence ATGGATGACATCACCGAACTGGCGGCTGAACTGGGCAGGCGCCTGCAATTGGTCAATGCCCATGTGACCACGGCCGAATCCTGCACCGGCGGCGGGATTGCCGAGGCGATCACCCGGATCCCGGGGAGTTCGGCCTGGTTCGAGGCGGGCTACGTAACCTATTCCAATCGCCAGAAAACCCAGCAGTTGAATGTGCCGGACACGTTGTTCGAGCGGGTGGGGGCGGTCAGCCGCGAGGTGGTCGAGGCCATGGCGCGGGGCGCCCAGCAGAAAAGCCTGGCGCGGTTTGCCGTGGCGGTCAGCGGCGTGGCCGGGCCGGACGGTGGTTCGCCGAGCAAGCCGGTGGGCACCGTGTGGCTCGCCTGGGGCATCGGCGACAGGGTCGTCAGTGAGCAACGATTCTTTCCCGGCAACCGCGATGAGGTCCGCCGACAGACGGTGAGGGCCGCGCTAGAGGGGCTGCTGCAACATGCCGCCGTAGAAATCTCAAATCAGGGGTAG
- a CDS encoding DUF1456 family protein, with product MIHNDVLRSVRYMLDISDKKVIEIIKLGGLEVSLADLAGYLKKDEEEGFVFCPDEVMAHFLDGLVIFKRGKDESRPPQPIEVPVTNNIILKKLRVAFELKEDDLHAILKAAEFPVSKPELSALFRKFGHTNYRPCGDQLLRNFLKGLTLRVRG from the coding sequence ATGATTCACAACGACGTACTGCGCAGCGTGCGCTACATGCTCGACATCAGCGACAAGAAAGTCATCGAGATCATCAAGCTGGGCGGCCTGGAAGTGTCCCTCGCGGACCTGGCGGGCTATCTCAAGAAGGACGAAGAAGAAGGCTTTGTGTTCTGCCCTGACGAGGTCATGGCGCACTTTCTCGATGGCTTGGTGATCTTCAAGCGTGGCAAGGACGAAAGTCGCCCGCCACAACCCATCGAAGTACCGGTGACCAACAACATTATCCTCAAGAAGCTGCGGGTGGCCTTCGAGCTGAAAGAGGACGACCTGCACGCGATCCTCAAGGCCGCCGAGTTCCCGGTGTCCAAGCCGGAGCTCAGCGCACTGTTTCGCAAATTCGGCCACACCAACTACCGTCCGTGTGGCGACCAGTTGCTGCGCAACTTCCTCAAGGGGCTGACGCTGCGTGTTCGCGGCTGA
- the fpr gene encoding ferredoxin-NADP reductase, with amino-acid sequence MSNMNHERVLSVHHWNDTLFSFKCTRDPGLRFENGQFVMIGLQQPNGRPLMRAYSIASPNWEEHLEFFSIKVPDGPLTSQLQHLKEGDEIIISKKPTGTLVLDDLKPGKHLYLLSTGTGLAPFMSVIQDPETYERFEKVILCHGVRYVNEVAYREFITEHLPQNEFFGEALRDKLIYYPTVTREPFENEGRLTDLMRSGKLFRDIGLPPINPQDDRAMLCGSPSMLDETSEVLNSFGLTVSPRMREPGDYLIERAFVEK; translated from the coding sequence ATGAGCAACATGAACCACGAGCGTGTCCTCAGTGTTCATCACTGGAACGACACTCTGTTCAGCTTCAAGTGCACCCGCGATCCGGGCCTGCGCTTCGAGAACGGTCAGTTCGTGATGATCGGCCTGCAACAGCCCAACGGCCGCCCGCTCATGCGCGCTTACTCGATCGCCAGCCCGAACTGGGAAGAGCATCTCGAGTTCTTCAGCATCAAGGTGCCTGATGGCCCGCTGACTTCCCAGTTGCAGCACCTGAAGGAAGGCGACGAGATCATCATCAGCAAGAAACCCACCGGTACCCTGGTGCTGGACGATCTCAAGCCCGGCAAGCATCTGTACCTGCTCAGCACCGGCACTGGCCTGGCGCCGTTCATGAGCGTCATCCAGGATCCGGAAACCTACGAGCGTTTCGAAAAAGTGATCCTGTGCCACGGCGTGCGTTACGTCAATGAAGTCGCCTACCGCGAATTCATCACCGAGCACCTGCCGCAGAACGAATTCTTCGGCGAAGCGCTGCGCGACAAGCTGATCTACTACCCGACCGTGACCCGCGAGCCGTTCGAGAACGAAGGCCGCCTGACCGACCTGATGCGCAGCGGCAAATTGTTCCGCGACATCGGCCTGCCGCCGATCAACCCGCAAGACGACCGCGCCATGCTGTGCGGCAGCCCGAGCATGCTGGACGAAACCAGCGAAGTGCTCAACAGCTTCGGCCTGACCGTATCGCCGCGTATGCGCGAGCCGGGTGACTACCTGATCGAGCGGGCGTTTGTAGAGAAGTAA
- a CDS encoding TIGR00730 family Rossman fold protein, translating into MPYKPNDQLSRHFENHGHDLTRKVEEQLNLVSPDSPNLPIYRDMILTVLRMAQEDHNRWNAKITLQALRELEHAFRTLEQFKGRRKVTVFGSARTPIEHPLYGLARELGAALARSDMMVITGAGGGIMAAAHEGAGREHSLGFNITLPFEQHANPTVEGTPNLLPFHFFFTRKLFFVKEADALVLCPGGFGTLDEALEVLTLVQTGKSPLVPVVLLDAPGGKFWQSALDFIREQLEENRYILPTDMKLMRLVHSAEDAVEEINQFYRNFHSSRWLKHQFVIRMNHKLNEQAMAQIQVEFADLCLNDCFHQQTYGGEEQDEARFSHLTRLAFNFNARNQGRLRELVDYINLPENWATPSSQPHPLTWEPIKVT; encoded by the coding sequence ATGCCTTATAAACCGAATGACCAGCTCAGTCGGCATTTTGAGAACCATGGCCACGACCTCACCCGCAAGGTCGAAGAGCAACTCAACCTGGTATCGCCCGACAGCCCGAACCTTCCCATCTACCGCGACATGATCCTGACCGTGCTGCGCATGGCCCAGGAAGATCACAACCGCTGGAATGCCAAGATCACCCTGCAGGCATTGCGAGAGCTGGAACACGCGTTCCGCACGCTCGAACAGTTCAAGGGCCGACGCAAGGTCACCGTCTTCGGCTCGGCCCGAACGCCCATCGAACATCCACTGTACGGCCTGGCCCGTGAACTGGGGGCGGCGCTGGCCCGTTCGGACATGATGGTCATCACCGGTGCCGGCGGCGGTATCATGGCCGCCGCCCATGAAGGCGCGGGCCGGGAACACAGCCTGGGATTCAATATCACTCTGCCCTTCGAACAGCATGCGAACCCGACGGTCGAGGGCACGCCGAACCTGCTGCCGTTCCACTTTTTCTTCACACGCAAACTGTTCTTCGTCAAGGAGGCCGATGCACTGGTGCTCTGCCCGGGCGGCTTCGGCACCCTCGATGAAGCGCTGGAAGTCCTGACGCTGGTGCAGACGGGTAAAAGTCCGCTGGTGCCGGTGGTGCTGCTGGACGCTCCAGGGGGCAAGTTCTGGCAAAGCGCCCTGGACTTCATCCGCGAGCAACTGGAAGAAAACCGCTACATCCTCCCAACAGACATGAAGCTGATGCGGCTGGTGCACAGCGCCGAAGACGCCGTGGAGGAAATCAACCAGTTCTACCGCAACTTCCATTCCAGCCGCTGGCTCAAGCACCAGTTCGTGATCCGCATGAACCACAAGCTCAACGAACAAGCCATGGCCCAGATACAGGTTGAGTTCGCCGACCTGTGCCTGAACGACTGTTTTCACCAACAAACCTACGGTGGCGAAGAACAGGACGAGGCCCGGTTCAGCCATTTGACGCGACTGGCGTTCAATTTCAACGCCCGCAACCAAGGGCGATTAAGAGAACTGGTGGACTACATCAACCTGCCGGAAAACTGGGCGACACCCTCCTCCCAGCCACACCCTCTGACATGGGAACCGATCAAGGTAACCTGA
- the recX gene encoding recombination regulator RecX: MTAVLDTLVAVRRTAMDLLARREHGRVELTRKLRQRGALDDLIETALDRLTEEGLLSESRYLESFVSYRARSGYGPLRIREELGQRGLQRPDIEQALRESGIDWQDQLMDTWRRKFSGHLPIDARERAKQGRFLAYRGYSMEMINRLFSGRGLDD, encoded by the coding sequence ATGACCGCCGTACTCGATACCCTCGTCGCGGTGCGGCGAACTGCAATGGACCTGCTCGCCAGACGCGAGCACGGTCGAGTCGAGTTGACGCGAAAATTGCGTCAGCGCGGCGCTCTCGATGATTTGATCGAAACGGCCCTCGACCGCTTGACGGAAGAGGGCCTGTTATCGGAAAGCCGGTACCTCGAAAGCTTTGTCTCTTATCGCGCCCGCTCCGGCTACGGTCCGTTACGAATTCGTGAGGAACTGGGCCAGCGTGGTTTGCAACGCCCGGATATCGAACAGGCCCTGCGTGAAAGTGGTATCGATTGGCAGGATCAGTTGATGGATACCTGGCGTCGAAAGTTCTCGGGGCACTTGCCCATCGATGCGCGAGAACGGGCCAAGCAAGGACGTTTCCTGGCGTATAGAGGCTACTCCATGGAAATGATCAACCGCTTGTTCAGCGGTCGTGGCCTGGATGATTGA
- a CDS encoding diacylglycerol kinase — MSPFKGQTGLKRILNASGYSLDGLRAAFTGEAAFRQLVLLNVVLIPLSFFLNVSRVEQALLIAVCLLALIVELLNSAVEAAIDRISLELHPLSKNAKDMGSAAQLVALTMIALVWGLVLL, encoded by the coding sequence ATGTCTCCTTTTAAAGGCCAAACCGGCCTCAAACGCATCCTGAATGCTTCCGGCTACTCCCTGGATGGCCTGCGCGCCGCCTTCACCGGCGAAGCGGCATTCCGTCAACTGGTGCTGCTCAATGTGGTCCTCATTCCGCTGTCGTTCTTCCTGAACGTCAGCCGTGTCGAGCAGGCGCTGCTGATTGCGGTCTGCCTGCTGGCATTGATCGTGGAGCTGCTGAACTCGGCAGTGGAGGCGGCCATCGACCGCATCTCCCTGGAACTGCACCCGTTGTCGAAAAACGCCAAGGACATGGGCAGTGCCGCCCAGCTTGTCGCCTTGACCATGATTGCCTTGGTGTGGGGCCTGGTGCTTCTCTGA
- a CDS encoding phage tail assembly chaperone gives MSFQLTIDPDTVIRLYDNTTIPRHHRYWAEYEDWVEKGGIPLPVVEERDDSKERGWRDSQFYNVQWLRERHRDEVELGLSSTLTDEQFKELLTYIQSLRDWPQDANFPQVQLRPSAPHWIAEQVLQNH, from the coding sequence ATGAGTTTTCAATTGACTATTGATCCGGATACGGTAATTCGTCTGTATGACAATACAACCATTCCCCGTCATCACCGCTATTGGGCTGAATATGAGGACTGGGTCGAAAAGGGCGGTATCCCACTTCCTGTCGTGGAGGAGCGCGATGATTCGAAGGAGCGAGGATGGCGCGATTCGCAGTTCTATAACGTTCAATGGCTGCGCGAGCGCCATCGTGACGAAGTTGAGCTTGGTTTAAGTTCGACGCTGACAGATGAGCAGTTCAAGGAACTGTTGACCTATATACAATCGCTTCGAGACTGGCCTCAGGACGCAAATTTTCCTCAAGTGCAGCTGCGCCCCTCCGCTCCCCACTGGATCGCCGAACAAGTCCTTCAGAACCACTAG
- the recA gene encoding recombinase RecA — protein sequence MDDNKKKALAAALGQIERQFGKGAVMRMGDQDRQAIPSISTGSLGLDIALGIGGLPKGRIVEIYGPESSGKTTLTLSVIAQAQKAGATCAFVDAEHALDPEYAGKLGVNVDDLLVSQPDTGEQALEITDMLVRSNAVDVIIVDSVAALVPKAEIEGEMGDMHVGLQARLMSQALRKITGNIKNANCLVIFINQIRMKIGVMFGSPETTTGGNALKFYASVRLDIRRTGAVKEGDEVVGSETRVKVVKNKVASPFRQAEFQILYGKGIYLNGEMIDLGVLHGFVEKSGAWYAYNGTKIGQGKANSAKFLADNPEVAAALEKQLRDKLLSPVADVKAVASRETADDLADADI from the coding sequence ATGGACGACAACAAGAAGAAAGCCTTGGCTGCGGCCTTGGGTCAGATCGAACGTCAATTCGGCAAGGGTGCCGTAATGCGTATGGGCGATCAGGACCGTCAGGCTATTCCTTCCATCTCTACCGGCTCCCTGGGCCTGGACATTGCGCTCGGCATCGGCGGCCTGCCAAAAGGTCGTATCGTCGAGATCTACGGTCCTGAATCCTCCGGTAAAACCACACTGACCCTGTCCGTGATCGCCCAGGCCCAAAAAGCCGGCGCGACCTGCGCCTTCGTCGATGCCGAACACGCCCTGGACCCGGAATACGCCGGCAAGCTGGGCGTCAACGTCGACGATCTGCTGGTGTCCCAGCCGGACACCGGCGAGCAGGCCCTGGAAATCACCGACATGCTGGTGCGTTCCAACGCGGTTGACGTGATCATCGTCGACTCCGTGGCGGCATTGGTACCCAAGGCTGAAATCGAAGGTGAAATGGGCGACATGCACGTGGGCCTCCAGGCTCGCCTGATGTCCCAGGCCCTGCGCAAGATCACCGGCAACATCAAGAACGCCAACTGCCTGGTGATCTTCATCAACCAGATCCGCATGAAGATCGGCGTGATGTTCGGCAGCCCGGAAACCACCACCGGTGGTAACGCGCTGAAGTTCTACGCCTCGGTTCGCCTGGACATCCGTCGTACCGGCGCGGTGAAGGAAGGCGACGAGGTGGTCGGCAGCGAAACCCGCGTCAAGGTCGTGAAGAACAAGGTCGCTTCGCCGTTCCGTCAGGCCGAGTTCCAGATTCTTTATGGCAAGGGCATCTACCTCAATGGCGAGATGATCGACCTGGGTGTGTTGCACGGTTTCGTCGAAAAATCCGGCGCCTGGTATGCCTACAACGGTACCAAGATCGGTCAGGGCAAGGCCAACTCGGCCAAGTTCCTGGCAGACAACCCGGAAGTTGCGGCAGCGCTCGAGAAGCAACTGCGTGACAAGTTGCTGAGCCCGGTTGCCGACGTCAAGGCAGTGGCCAGTCGCGAAACCGCCGACGACCTGGCTGACGCTGATATCTGA